Proteins co-encoded in one Streptomyces sp. NBC_01283 genomic window:
- a CDS encoding CinA family protein has translation MSLGPAAEALRLLQARGETLAVAESLTGGLVAAELTAVPGASRVFRGSVTAYATELKHDVLGVDGTLLAERGAVDAEVALQMAAGVRKVMGADWGIATTGVAGPDPQDGQAVGTVFVAVDGPVFALSGALSTVGGVDSALRSEGKVVALRLNGGRSDIRMESVRSVLTLLVERLSGERAGNERAQDTEQNGGT, from the coding sequence ATGTCCCTCGGTCCGGCTGCGGAGGCGCTGCGCCTCCTTCAGGCACGCGGCGAGACGCTCGCCGTGGCCGAGTCGCTCACCGGGGGCCTGGTGGCCGCCGAGCTGACGGCGGTGCCGGGGGCCTCGCGGGTCTTCCGGGGGTCCGTGACGGCGTACGCGACCGAACTGAAGCACGACGTGCTCGGGGTCGACGGCACTCTGCTGGCCGAGCGCGGTGCCGTGGATGCCGAGGTGGCGCTGCAGATGGCGGCGGGTGTGCGCAAGGTCATGGGCGCGGACTGGGGGATCGCGACCACGGGCGTCGCGGGGCCCGATCCACAGGACGGGCAGGCGGTCGGGACCGTTTTTGTGGCGGTCGACGGGCCTGTCTTCGCGCTGAGTGGGGCTCTCTCCACGGTCGGCGGAGTGGATTCCGCTCTTCGCTCTGAGGGGAAAGTAGTCGCTCTGAGGTTGAACGGTGGGCGTTCGGACATTCGTATGGAGAGTGTACGGAGCGTGCTCACGCTGCTGGTCGAGCGGCTGTCCGGCGAACGTGCCGGGAACGAGCGGGCACAGGATACGGAACAGAACGGGGGGACTTGA
- a CDS encoding Dps family protein, which yields MYVVKSPLSDADLKTVSDALQGALVDLVDLSLVAKQIHWNVVGTRFRSVHLQLDEVVDTARTHSDTVAERASTLGVSPDGRAATVARSSGIGEVAGGWVKDADAVGTLVDALGAVITRMRERVAATGDADPVSQDIFIGITADLEKHHWMFQAENG from the coding sequence ATGTACGTCGTGAAGAGCCCTCTGTCCGATGCGGATCTGAAGACGGTCTCGGACGCCCTGCAGGGCGCGCTGGTGGACCTGGTCGACCTCTCCCTGGTGGCCAAGCAGATCCACTGGAACGTGGTGGGCACGCGCTTCCGCTCCGTCCATCTGCAGCTCGACGAGGTCGTGGACACGGCACGGACGCACTCCGACACGGTGGCCGAGAGGGCTTCCACACTCGGCGTCTCGCCCGACGGCCGCGCGGCGACCGTGGCACGGAGCAGCGGCATCGGTGAGGTCGCGGGCGGCTGGGTCAAGGACGCGGACGCGGTGGGGACGCTCGTGGACGCCCTCGGCGCGGTGATCACGCGAATGCGGGAGCGGGTCGCGGCGACCGGCGATGCGGATCCGGTGAGCCAGGACATCTTCATCGGGATCACGGCCGATCTGGAGAAGCATCACTGGATGTTCCAGGCGGAGAACGGCTGA
- a CDS encoding helix-turn-helix domain-containing protein, giving the protein MILLRRLLGDVLRRQRQRQGRTLREVSSSARVSLGYLSEVERGQKEASSELLSAICDALDVRMSELMREVSDELSLAELAASAAATEPVRAPVRPMLNSVSVSGVPPERVTIKAPAEAVDVVAA; this is encoded by the coding sequence ATGATTCTGCTCCGTCGCCTGCTGGGTGACGTGCTGCGTCGGCAGCGCCAGCGCCAGGGCCGTACTCTGCGCGAAGTCTCCTCGTCCGCCCGAGTCTCGCTCGGCTATCTTTCCGAGGTGGAGCGGGGGCAGAAGGAGGCATCCTCCGAGCTGCTTTCCGCGATCTGCGACGCGCTTGACGTACGGATGTCCGAGCTCATGCGCGAGGTGAGCGATGAGCTCTCCCTCGCCGAACTGGCTGCGTCGGCAGCGGCTACGGAACCGGTGCGCGCACCGGTTCGCCCCATGCTCAATTCCGTCTCGGTCAGCGGTGTGCCGCCGGAACGGGTGACGATCAAGGCGCCTGCGGAGGCGGTGGACGTCGTCGCCGCGTGA
- a CDS encoding SDR family NAD(P)-dependent oxidoreductase, translating to MPLTAYDLSGRTAFVTGAASGIGRASAVLLAEAGATVHCADRDTQGLHETATLIKAAGGTAHTHSVDVSDRAQVEQAVATATAPSGRLDVMAAIAGIMHSSPVLETRDEDLDRVLNINFKGVLYACQAAARAMIAANADKTGRTNGSRRPGSIITMASGAVDTGGPGLLCYGAAKAAVVQLTKTLATEVGPHGIRVNAVAPGWIRTPMTNRHDTDAQAHTEGLMVRMSPLGRVGEPEDIAHAVLHLASDASAFTTGQILRPNGGVAMPW from the coding sequence ATGCCCCTCACGGCGTACGACCTCAGCGGACGCACCGCATTCGTCACCGGCGCGGCCAGCGGCATCGGCCGGGCCTCGGCCGTACTCCTCGCGGAAGCTGGCGCCACCGTCCACTGCGCCGACCGTGACACTCAGGGACTCCACGAGACGGCCACGCTCATCAAAGCCGCGGGCGGCACCGCGCACACCCACTCCGTGGACGTGTCGGACCGGGCCCAGGTCGAACAGGCCGTCGCGACCGCCACCGCGCCCTCCGGCCGCCTGGACGTCATGGCCGCAATCGCCGGGATCATGCACAGCAGCCCGGTCCTCGAGACCCGCGACGAGGACCTCGACCGGGTCCTGAACATCAACTTCAAGGGCGTTCTGTACGCCTGCCAGGCCGCGGCCCGCGCAATGATCGCGGCGAACGCCGACAAGACCGGGAGGACCAACGGCTCCCGGCGCCCCGGCAGCATCATCACCATGGCCTCGGGCGCCGTGGACACCGGCGGTCCTGGCCTCCTCTGCTACGGCGCCGCGAAAGCCGCGGTCGTCCAGCTCACGAAGACCCTCGCCACCGAGGTGGGCCCGCACGGCATCCGCGTCAACGCCGTCGCGCCGGGCTGGATCCGTACCCCCATGACCAACCGCCACGACACAGACGCCCAGGCGCACACCGAGGGCCTCATGGTCCGGATGTCCCCCTTGGGCCGCGTGGGCGAACCAGAGGACATCGCACACGCCGTCCTGCACCTGGCCTCCGACGCGTCCGCCTTCACGACGGGCCAGATCCTCCGCCCGAACGGCGGCGTCGCCATGCCGTGGTGA
- a CDS encoding Fpg/Nei family DNA glycosylase, translated as MPEGDTVHQAARRLHTALAGHTVTRSDLRVPKLATVDLTGRTVLDVTPRGKHLLTRFEGGLTLHSHLRMDGSWKVYAPGERWRGGPGHQIRAILGTAERTAVGYRLPVLELLRTADEDKAVGHLGPDLLGPDWDPEQALANLLATPDRSLGEALLDQRNLAGIGNVYKSELCFLLGVTPWLPVGELPDEPASRLPALAKKLLEANRDRPARTTTGRDRAGQRLYVYGRAPRPCLRCGTPIRVGEQGDGSRSRPTYWCPACQQGPTP; from the coding sequence ATGCCCGAAGGCGACACCGTCCACCAGGCAGCCCGGCGGCTGCACACGGCCCTCGCCGGGCACACCGTCACGCGCTCCGACCTCCGCGTCCCGAAGCTCGCGACCGTAGACCTCACCGGGCGCACCGTCCTGGACGTCACCCCGCGCGGCAAGCACCTCCTCACCCGCTTCGAGGGCGGGCTCACCCTCCACTCCCACCTCCGCATGGACGGCTCCTGGAAGGTGTACGCCCCCGGCGAGCGCTGGAGAGGCGGGCCCGGTCACCAGATCAGGGCGATCCTGGGCACCGCCGAGCGCACAGCCGTCGGCTACCGGCTCCCGGTGCTCGAACTCCTCCGCACCGCCGACGAGGACAAAGCCGTGGGCCACCTCGGCCCCGACCTGCTGGGCCCCGACTGGGACCCCGAGCAGGCCCTCGCCAACCTCCTGGCGACCCCCGACCGCTCCCTCGGCGAAGCCCTGCTCGACCAGCGCAATCTCGCGGGCATCGGCAACGTCTACAAGAGCGAGCTCTGCTTCCTCCTGGGTGTCACCCCCTGGCTCCCCGTGGGTGAGCTCCCCGACGAGCCGGCCTCCCGTCTCCCCGCCCTCGCCAAGAAGCTCCTGGAAGCGAACCGCGACCGCCCGGCGCGCACCACCACGGGCCGCGACCGCGCGGGCCAGCGCCTGTACGTCTACGGCCGCGCGCCCCGCCCCTGCCTGCGCTGCGGCACCCCCATCCGCGTCGGAGAGCAGGGCGACGGCTCCCGCAGCCGCCCCACGTACTGGTGCCCCGCCTGCCAGCAGGGCCCCACCCCCTGA